The Petrocella atlantisensis genome has a window encoding:
- a CDS encoding dihydrolipoamide acetyltransferase family protein produces MATIVKMPQRGLSEESALLAEWHVKVGDQVSVGDLLFVIETDKTTFEVESEVSGTVLNVLYKEYDEVPVQEAVCIIGEADEVVDLSEYQQEAISSGANSNTPATPEAETIDEKLPVGKSDAFDGVVVDDTKNTKAKISPRAKALALKKGIDYRQASASGPEGRIIEPDIISMLESGPFVSSAARDGYYGLEIGKNQETGLGTGLGQRITTNDLEIRQDESLKKVPEKPFMGSSDDHHIEKKFESVKLSQTRKVISKNMLKSLETTAQLTLNASFDATALLEYRQQIKDRNESMNLSNISINDMILFAVSRTVKNHKALNAHLLGDEMHLYEHVHLGVAVDTDRGLMVPTLSYCDMKSLDVISKELRVLASECREGTINPDHLRGGTFTVTNLGSLGIESFTPILNAPQTGILGVGTIVNMPKEVQGKIVLYPSMVLSLTMDHRALDGAAAARFLKELRENLEKFSLLLAM; encoded by the coding sequence ATGGCAACAATTGTAAAAATGCCTCAACGGGGTCTTTCGGAAGAAAGTGCATTATTGGCAGAATGGCATGTGAAAGTTGGCGATCAAGTCTCAGTCGGTGATTTACTATTTGTAATTGAGACAGACAAAACGACATTTGAAGTGGAGTCTGAAGTTAGCGGGACCGTACTAAATGTATTGTATAAAGAATATGATGAAGTCCCGGTACAAGAAGCAGTATGTATTATCGGTGAAGCAGATGAAGTCGTGGACCTATCAGAATATCAACAAGAGGCTATTTCAAGTGGAGCCAATTCGAATACACCAGCTACTCCAGAGGCAGAGACAATAGATGAAAAACTTCCAGTAGGAAAAAGTGATGCTTTTGACGGGGTCGTTGTGGATGACACTAAAAATACAAAAGCGAAAATCTCTCCAAGGGCAAAAGCATTGGCCTTGAAAAAAGGCATAGATTACCGTCAGGCAAGCGCGAGCGGTCCGGAAGGTAGAATCATTGAACCAGACATCATAAGCATGTTAGAATCAGGCCCATTTGTGAGTTCTGCTGCTAGAGACGGGTATTATGGTCTGGAAATAGGTAAGAATCAAGAAACAGGATTAGGAACCGGCCTAGGACAGAGAATCACAACAAATGACCTTGAAATAAGACAAGATGAATCTTTGAAGAAAGTCCCGGAAAAACCATTCATGGGTTCATCAGATGATCATCATATTGAAAAGAAATTTGAGAGTGTCAAATTGTCTCAAACTAGAAAAGTCATATCAAAAAACATGCTAAAATCACTGGAAACCACAGCCCAACTCACGCTTAACGCATCATTTGATGCAACAGCGCTATTAGAATACAGACAACAGATCAAAGATCGAAATGAATCCATGAATCTTAGCAATATCTCTATTAATGATATGATTTTATTTGCAGTATCCCGTACAGTGAAAAACCATAAAGCTCTTAATGCTCATTTATTAGGCGACGAAATGCATCTTTATGAACATGTCCATCTGGGTGTTGCCGTGGATACAGATCGAGGCCTTATGGTACCGACACTATCTTATTGTGATATGAAGTCATTGGATGTTATTTCTAAAGAGTTAAGAGTCTTAGCGTCTGAATGTAGAGAAGGCACAATCAATCCGGATCATCTTAGAGGCGGCACATTTACCGTTACAAATCTAGGCAGTCTAGGTATAGAATCCTTCACACCAATACTGAATGCGCCTCAAACAGGCATCCTAGGTGTTGGTACCATAGTGAACATGCCTAAAGAAGTACAAGGGAAAATCGTCTTATACCCCTCTATGGTCTTATCTTTAACGATGGATCATAGAGCATTAGATGGCGCAGCAGCAGCAAGATTCTTGAAAGAACTTAGAGAAAATCTTGAGAAATTTAGCCTTTTGTTAGCAATGTAA
- a CDS encoding DeoR/GlpR family DNA-binding transcription regulator, with translation MNDRTEKLNEYVQQKGEVKLKELEKIFPDVSSMTLRRDLAQLEKQGLILRVRSGAVSVDSIKGSKEVRYNLRAEENIEAKEIIAQKAVELIEQGRSLYLDSGSTIMCLADILPNEHLSILTSGPNIGIEVAKKTNPSIMLIGGQLNRNNISVSGLGAIEFVKLVNIDIAFMATSGFSLEAGLTSGDYNECELKKYVIQKAKKVVVLMDSSKINKNMPYTFAGLKEIDVLVTDKKLPDEIMTATIANNVAVY, from the coding sequence ATGAATGACAGAACCGAAAAATTAAATGAGTATGTTCAGCAAAAGGGTGAAGTAAAATTAAAAGAACTTGAGAAAATTTTCCCTGATGTTTCGAGTATGACACTAAGAAGAGACTTAGCACAGCTCGAAAAACAAGGACTGATACTACGTGTTCGAAGTGGGGCTGTATCGGTTGACTCAATAAAAGGCTCGAAGGAAGTGAGATATAATCTTAGAGCGGAAGAGAATATTGAGGCGAAAGAAATCATCGCCCAAAAAGCGGTAGAATTAATAGAACAAGGTCGCTCCCTATATTTAGATTCAGGTTCAACGATTATGTGTTTAGCAGATATATTACCCAATGAACACTTATCCATATTAACAAGTGGTCCCAATATTGGCATTGAGGTGGCAAAAAAGACAAATCCTTCAATCATGCTTATTGGAGGACAACTAAACAGAAACAATATTTCGGTGTCAGGTTTAGGGGCAATCGAGTTTGTAAAACTTGTTAACATTGATATTGCTTTTATGGCTACGTCCGGATTTTCTCTGGAAGCCGGGTTGACGAGTGGCGACTATAATGAATGTGAATTGAAGAAATATGTGATACAGAAAGCAAAAAAAGTTGTTGTATTGATGGACTCAAGTAAAATCAATAAGAATATGCCTTATACATTTGCAGGTCTTAAAGAAATAGATGTGTTGGTGACAGATAAAAAATTACCGGATGAGATTATGACGGCTACGATAGCCAACAATGTAGCCGTATACTAA
- the lipB gene encoding lipoyl(octanoyl) transferase LipB, whose amino-acid sequence MHDMEVIDIEVQIVQLGLMDYKEVYDLQKKALGLRQKNLIGDTLLLVEHDSVITSGIRGASDHILVTDQFLKDKHVPVYEIRRGGDVTYHGPGQIVGYPIIDLKNHGKDIRSFVRNVEEIFIRLLKEHYDITANRDPLHPGVWVDDNKITAVGFEIKRWVSMHGFAFNVNTKMDEFDWIVPCGIKEKGVTSLQELIGRAEDEHQIREWIIQYFSELFNVKTYTTDKQAFLTNMDDLLLSDIGKA is encoded by the coding sequence ATGCATGATATGGAGGTCATTGATATAGAGGTTCAAATTGTTCAACTTGGGTTGATGGATTATAAAGAAGTATATGATCTGCAGAAGAAGGCACTGGGGTTACGTCAGAAAAATCTAATAGGTGATACTTTATTATTGGTTGAACATGATTCTGTGATTACATCAGGGATACGAGGGGCAAGTGATCATATTCTTGTCACAGATCAATTTCTAAAAGACAAACACGTACCTGTTTATGAAATTAGACGGGGTGGTGACGTCACCTATCATGGGCCGGGCCAGATTGTAGGGTATCCTATTATAGACTTAAAAAACCATGGTAAAGACATTCGTAGCTTTGTCAGGAATGTTGAAGAAATATTTATTCGATTATTAAAAGAGCATTACGATATAACAGCCAATAGAGACCCGCTTCATCCGGGTGTTTGGGTGGATGATAACAAAATAACAGCTGTAGGTTTTGAGATTAAAAGATGGGTCAGTATGCACGGTTTTGCCTTTAATGTGAATACAAAAATGGACGAATTTGATTGGATTGTTCCTTGTGGCATCAAGGAAAAAGGTGTTACTTCATTACAAGAGTTAATCGGTAGGGCAGAAGACGAGCATCAGATCAGAGAATGGATCATCCAATATTTTTCCGAATTATTTAATGTAAAGACATATACTACGGATAAACAAGCGTTTTTAACAAATATGGACGACCTACTTTTAAGTGACATAGGAAAGGCGTGA
- a CDS encoding DeoR/GlpR family DNA-binding transcription regulator codes for MKGKKMFAEERLQEITKILNANGKVIVKDLSKIFEVTDDCIRKDLSNLEKTGILKRTYGGAVSKREASLNKSIINRIDDNIKSKKMIAEKVYNMVCEKETIFLDIASTNISVAEAIAQGNKRMTVISNMIDIIQILSKSPYIEVIGIGGVLNKELSGFIGTSTIEALSVYKVDRAFVGSCGVDLMDHSVTTFMVEDGNTKKAIMKASKKSYLVIDSTKFNQDGVYRFADINDFDAFVVDRIDDPKVISKLEEQNIEVL; via the coding sequence GTGAAAGGGAAAAAAATGTTTGCAGAAGAGAGACTTCAAGAGATTACAAAGATACTAAATGCCAATGGAAAGGTTATTGTGAAAGATTTGAGTAAGATTTTTGAAGTAACGGATGATTGTATTCGAAAAGATCTAAGCAATCTGGAGAAAACAGGGATACTTAAGAGAACTTACGGCGGCGCTGTTTCTAAGCGAGAAGCAAGTCTTAATAAAAGTATCATCAATAGAATAGATGATAATATAAAGTCAAAAAAGATGATTGCAGAAAAAGTGTATAACATGGTTTGTGAAAAAGAGACCATTTTTCTGGATATAGCCTCGACCAATATTTCCGTAGCTGAGGCTATAGCACAAGGTAATAAGAGAATGACGGTCATCTCTAATATGATTGATATTATTCAAATATTATCCAAATCACCTTATATTGAAGTCATTGGTATTGGTGGTGTGCTTAATAAGGAATTAAGCGGATTCATTGGAACATCAACAATAGAAGCACTTTCGGTATATAAAGTGGATAGAGCTTTTGTGGGCAGTTGTGGTGTAGATTTGATGGATCATAGTGTTACGACTTTCATGGTTGAAGACGGAAACACAAAGAAAGCCATCATGAAAGCCAGTAAGAAAAGTTATCTTGTCATAGATTCAACGAAGTTTAATCAAGACGGTGTGTATCGGTTTGCGGATATCAATGACTTTGATGCTTTCGTTGTTGATCGTATTGACGATCCTAAGGTTATTTCAAAATTAGAAGAGCAAAATATTGAAGTATTATAG
- the lpdA gene encoding dihydrolipoyl dehydrogenase, producing MLYDLIVIGGGPAGYLAAERAGHAGLKVLLIEKNKVGGVCLNEGCIPSKTLLHSAKVLDYAKYGGKYGVKCDAIEYDHKFVVARKNKVVNTLVSGIKMKLKMNKVTLVEGQAMILERTLEGFKVQVQEEIYIGKRMLIATGSTSIIPPIPGVEAGMKKGFVLTNKEILDLEIIPKKLVVIGGGVIGLEMASYYNSIGSQVTVIEMLSKIAGGTDHDISKLLMKHYEKKGIEFKLESKVTRLTDTQVIYEADGVEHQVDCDKVLMSIGRRPVTTGYGLENIGVELDRGAIKVDEQGRTNVVNIYAAGDVNGKSMLAHTAYREAEVCVNNILGKKDVMRYHAIPNVIYTNPEVATVGETEETAKEKGMDYSVTTLKMNYSGRYVAENDDGDGICKVLIDKKYNRLIGVHMIGNPSSEIIFGVSLMIETEMKIDDIKELVFPHPTVSEILRENIFS from the coding sequence ATGTTATATGATCTAATTGTCATAGGTGGTGGTCCGGCAGGTTATTTGGCAGCAGAAAGAGCGGGCCATGCTGGTTTAAAAGTTTTACTAATCGAGAAAAACAAGGTGGGTGGTGTATGTTTAAATGAAGGTTGTATTCCTTCAAAAACATTACTACATTCAGCGAAAGTACTTGATTATGCAAAGTATGGTGGGAAGTATGGTGTCAAATGTGACGCTATAGAATATGACCATAAGTTTGTTGTAGCCAGAAAAAACAAAGTCGTAAATACACTGGTAAGCGGCATAAAAATGAAGTTGAAAATGAATAAAGTAACACTGGTAGAGGGGCAAGCCATGATTCTCGAACGGACTTTAGAAGGCTTCAAAGTTCAAGTTCAAGAAGAGATTTATATTGGAAAAAGAATGTTGATAGCGACAGGTTCAACATCCATTATTCCACCCATACCGGGCGTAGAAGCAGGTATGAAAAAAGGTTTTGTATTAACGAACAAAGAGATACTGGATCTGGAGATTATTCCAAAGAAACTTGTTGTAATCGGTGGTGGTGTCATTGGTCTTGAAATGGCATCTTATTACAACTCTATTGGCAGTCAAGTGACCGTCATAGAAATGCTAAGTAAGATTGCAGGTGGCACCGATCATGACATCTCAAAACTGTTAATGAAGCATTACGAGAAAAAGGGCATTGAATTCAAACTCGAATCCAAGGTTACCAGGTTGACAGATACACAAGTTATATACGAAGCCGATGGTGTAGAGCATCAAGTCGACTGTGACAAAGTCCTTATGAGCATTGGAAGAAGGCCAGTCACTACCGGATATGGTCTTGAAAACATAGGTGTCGAACTGGACCGAGGTGCCATCAAAGTGGATGAACAAGGCAGAACCAATGTTGTGAATATCTATGCAGCAGGTGATGTCAATGGAAAATCCATGTTGGCACATACAGCCTACCGTGAAGCAGAAGTCTGTGTGAACAACATACTTGGTAAAAAAGATGTGATGCGGTATCATGCCATACCTAATGTAATCTACACAAATCCAGAAGTGGCTACCGTTGGAGAGACAGAAGAGACAGCTAAAGAAAAAGGTATGGATTATAGTGTAACAACACTAAAAATGAACTACAGTGGAAGATATGTGGCAGAAAATGATGATGGAGACGGTATTTGTAAGGTGCTGATTGATAAGAAGTACAACAGACTTATTGGTGTACATATGATTGGTAATCCATCTTCAGAGATTATTTTTGGTGTTTCATTAATGATAGAAACAGAAATGAAAATCGATGATATTAAAGAGTTAGTATTTCCCCATCCAACAGTAAGTGAAATCTTACGAGAAAATATATTCAGTTAA
- the lipA gene encoding lipoyl synthase, whose translation MRIIKSNKPEWLRVTYRSSEGFESMEGVLKKFGLNTVCEAAVCPNQLECYNNKTATFMILGRSCTRNCTFCAVEKTKPDPVDAKEPLSVAKAVRELNLKHVVITSVTRDDLSDGGASHYVEVIEQIRHMDKNVIIEVLIPDLEGNEQALQKIVKAKPHIINHNIETVPRLYKDVRPMAIYERSLELLKNIKWMDSDIVSKSGMMVGLGEKEAEVYEVLEALRENGCDLLTIGQYLPPSKKHHPLIEYVHPDVFKRYYDYGMALGFSHVASSPFVRSSYHAADAYKHK comes from the coding sequence GTGAGAATAATCAAATCAAACAAGCCGGAGTGGCTTAGGGTTACATACCGAAGCAGTGAAGGATTTGAATCTATGGAAGGTGTTTTGAAGAAATTCGGACTAAATACAGTATGTGAAGCAGCGGTATGTCCGAATCAACTCGAGTGCTATAATAATAAAACTGCAACATTTATGATTCTTGGCAGATCATGTACAAGAAACTGTACCTTTTGTGCCGTAGAAAAGACGAAGCCGGATCCTGTGGATGCTAAAGAGCCGCTAAGCGTAGCAAAAGCCGTTCGTGAGCTAAACTTAAAACATGTTGTCATAACATCTGTTACAAGAGATGACTTGTCGGATGGTGGCGCAAGCCATTATGTTGAAGTCATAGAACAGATTAGACATATGGACAAGAATGTCATCATAGAAGTATTAATTCCTGATCTAGAAGGTAACGAACAAGCATTACAAAAAATCGTAAAAGCAAAGCCACATATCATCAATCATAATATAGAAACCGTTCCTAGATTGTACAAAGATGTTAGACCGATGGCCATCTATGAAAGATCCTTAGAACTACTTAAGAATATTAAGTGGATGGATTCTGACATCGTATCCAAGTCCGGTATGATGGTTGGCCTTGGAGAAAAAGAAGCTGAAGTGTATGAAGTACTTGAAGCATTAAGGGAAAATGGATGTGACTTACTCACCATTGGGCAATACTTACCACCTTCAAAGAAACATCACCCGTTAATTGAGTATGTTCATCCGGATGTGTTTAAGCGTTATTATGATTATGGCATGGCGCTTGGTTTTAGTCATGTAGCATCATCACCTTTTGTTCGCAGTTCCTATCATGCGGCAGATGCATATAAGCACAAGTAA
- a CDS encoding ROK family protein: MKKYTIGIDVGGTKIAYGLFDEALNLLDKRVTKTNQASKPEEMLDDMSNVCKELLKSNGLTMEEVKGVGAGFPCHIDYENGYVITGSNLPTWKNVPVRQLFSERLGTRVEIDNDANVAALAEQKFGAGIGNKNMIYITVSTGIGGGIIINDAIFRGDYGAAGEIGHMIVSDFGYTCSCGNVGCLMASASGPKMIQYVLDQMKHGETSTIMDYVGEDEELSGKHIGIAAKDGDKLAQKAIERLGDGIGIMFVNLYQIFNIKHYVLGGSVSKLGKPLYERMNLKFAEFIRFAADYPIEIVPAKLGDDVGIVGAATLID, translated from the coding sequence ATGAAAAAATACACAATTGGCATAGATGTTGGTGGCACAAAAATTGCATATGGATTATTCGATGAAGCATTAAACCTACTGGATAAGCGTGTAACAAAAACAAATCAGGCATCCAAGCCCGAAGAAATGTTAGATGATATGAGTAACGTGTGTAAGGAATTGCTTAAATCCAATGGGCTTACCATGGAAGAGGTTAAAGGCGTCGGCGCAGGGTTCCCCTGTCACATCGATTATGAAAATGGTTATGTTATCACCGGATCCAATCTACCCACATGGAAAAATGTTCCTGTTAGGCAACTTTTCTCAGAGCGATTAGGTACAAGGGTTGAGATTGATAATGACGCTAATGTTGCAGCCCTTGCTGAACAAAAGTTCGGTGCCGGCATCGGCAATAAAAATATGATTTATATTACCGTGAGTACCGGGATTGGTGGCGGTATCATTATAAATGATGCGATTTTTAGAGGTGACTATGGTGCGGCAGGTGAAATTGGCCATATGATTGTTAGCGATTTTGGCTATACATGCAGCTGTGGCAATGTTGGGTGTTTGATGGCATCAGCATCCGGACCCAAAATGATTCAGTATGTCCTAGATCAAATGAAACATGGCGAAACCAGTACGATCATGGACTATGTTGGTGAAGATGAAGAGCTTTCCGGTAAACATATAGGTATTGCAGCAAAGGATGGAGACAAATTAGCACAAAAAGCCATTGAAAGACTTGGTGATGGCATTGGTATTATGTTTGTTAATTTATATCAGATTTTTAACATAAAGCACTATGTGTTAGGTGGTAGTGTATCAAAACTCGGAAAACCGTTGTATGAAAGAATGAACCTTAAGTTTGCAGAGTTTATACGTTTTGCTGCGGATTATCCTATTGAGATTGTTCCGGCAAAACTTGGTGACGATGTTGGCATAGTGGGTGCTGCAACACTGATTGATTAA